A window of Egibacteraceae bacterium contains these coding sequences:
- a CDS encoding mismatch-specific DNA-glycosylase, with the protein MAPTTGRGPSGDVGPLPDIAGAGMRLLFVGINPGTRSAALGRHFAGHGNRFWPALFTAGLVPEPFGPQDQERLAALGIGLTNLVARATARASELSVAELRAGGGVLTERVAHWCPAVVAVLGVTAYRQAFGDPGARLGRQERTDGGASWWVLPNPSGLNAHARPADHAEWMRAVGAAAGLLLSPPGRGA; encoded by the coding sequence TTGGCGCCCACGACCGGTCGGGGTCCGTCGGGGGACGTAGGCCCCCTGCCCGACATCGCCGGGGCAGGGATGCGGCTGCTGTTCGTCGGCATCAACCCCGGGACGCGCTCGGCGGCGCTCGGGCGCCACTTCGCCGGCCACGGCAACCGGTTCTGGCCGGCGCTGTTCACTGCGGGCCTCGTCCCCGAGCCGTTCGGACCGCAGGACCAGGAGCGCCTCGCGGCCCTCGGCATCGGCCTCACCAACCTCGTGGCGCGGGCGACGGCACGCGCGAGCGAGCTGTCCGTGGCGGAGCTTCGGGCCGGCGGGGGCGTGCTCACCGAGCGGGTGGCGCACTGGTGCCCGGCGGTGGTGGCGGTGCTCGGCGTCACCGCCTACCGGCAGGCCTTCGGCGACCCCGGTGCGCGCCTGGGACGCCAGGAGCGCACCGACGGAGGAGCGTCGTGGTGGGTTCTGCCGAACCCGAGCGGCCTGAACGCTCACGCGAGGCCCGCCGACCACGCGGAGTGGATGCGCGCCGTCGGTGCTGCCGCCGGCCTCCTGCTGTCCCCACCGGGTCGTGGGGCATAG
- a CDS encoding deoxyribonuclease IV, with the protein MDIGAHVPPSDPLAEAAARDADCVQVFLSNPQSWKKPRPREDAERLRAAALPVYVHAPYLVNVASPNNRIRIPSRKILQDTCDAAAAIHAAAVIVHGGHVDAGTDEQEGFANWRKALERLETDVPVLIENTAGGQHAMSRHFDVIGRLWERLEGLQVGFCLDTCHAHAAGEKLVDAVERIIQIVGRIGLVHANDSKDEPGSGRDRHENFGRGRIDPELIVAVVREAGAPVICETPGGAEAQGEDIAWLRDHLGP; encoded by the coding sequence ATGGACATCGGAGCGCACGTGCCACCCTCGGACCCGCTCGCCGAGGCTGCCGCTCGGGACGCGGACTGCGTACAGGTGTTCCTGTCCAACCCCCAGAGCTGGAAGAAGCCCCGACCCCGCGAGGACGCGGAGCGCCTGCGTGCGGCCGCCCTGCCCGTCTACGTGCACGCTCCCTACCTCGTCAACGTCGCGTCCCCCAACAACCGGATACGCATACCCTCACGCAAAATACTGCAGGACACCTGCGACGCGGCGGCGGCCATCCACGCCGCTGCGGTGATCGTGCACGGCGGCCACGTCGACGCCGGGACCGACGAGCAGGAGGGTTTCGCAAACTGGCGTAAAGCGCTCGAGCGTTTGGAGACCGACGTCCCGGTGCTCATCGAGAACACCGCGGGCGGCCAGCATGCAATGAGTAGGCACTTCGACGTCATCGGGCGACTGTGGGAACGGCTCGAGGGCCTCCAGGTCGGATTCTGTCTCGACACGTGCCACGCGCACGCCGCGGGGGAGAAGCTCGTCGACGCGGTGGAGCGGATCATCCAGATTGTCGGACGCATCGGCCTCGTCCACGCGAACGACTCGAAGGACGAGCCGGGCAGCGGCCGCGACCGCCACGAGAACTTCGGCCGGGGCCGCATCGACCCCGAGCTGATCGTCGCGGTCGTGCGGGAAGCCGGCGCACCGGTCATCTGCGAGACTCCGGGCGGCGCCGAGGCCCAGGGCGAGGACATCGCCTGGCTCCGCGACCACCTGGGCCCGTAG